A region from the Camelus ferus isolate YT-003-E chromosome 1, BCGSAC_Cfer_1.0, whole genome shotgun sequence genome encodes:
- the STRIT1 gene encoding sarcoplasmic/endoplasmic reticulum calcium ATPase regulator DWORF isoform X2, with protein sequence MAEKAESTFSHLLVPILLLIGWIVGCIVMVYVVFS encoded by the coding sequence cagaGTCCACATTCTCACACCTCCTGGTCCCCATTCTTCTCTTGATTGGCTGGATTGTGGGATGCATCGTAATGGTATATGTTGTCTTCTCTTAG